The following are from one region of the Heliangelus exortis chromosome 2, bHelExo1.hap1, whole genome shotgun sequence genome:
- the NDUFAF6 gene encoding NADH dehydrogenase (ubiquinone) complex I, assembly factor 6 isoform X3 produces the protein MWFMKIIDEREKNLDDKAYRNIQELETYAENTQSALLYLTLEMLGVKDIHADHAASHIGKAQGIVTCLRATPYHSKRQKVFLPVDICMLHGVSQEDIIRGKQEKNVRDVIYDIASQAHIHLEHARSFSKKVPVKAYPAFFCTVALDDYLCKVQKADFNIFHPSLQRKSTLLPLHLYIKSWKKTY, from the exons ATGTGGTTCATGAAGATCATAGATGAAAGG GAGAAGAATTTGGATGATAAAGCATACCGTAACATCCAAGAGCTTGAAACGTATGCTGAGAACACTCAGAGTGCTCTCTTGTACCTCACCTTGGAAATGCTGG gTGTGAAGGACATCCATGCTGATCATGCAGCCAGTCACATTGGGAAAGCACAAGGCATAGTTACCTGCTTAAGAGCAACTCCATACCATAGTAAAAGACAAAAGGTCTTTCTTCCTGTGGACATTTGTATGTTG CATGGAGTTTCACAAGAGGATATCATAAGAGgcaagcaagagaaaaatgtgagagATGTAATTTATGACATTGCCAGCCAGGCTCATATTCATCTAGAACAT GCTAGATCTTTCAGTAAGAAAGTTCCTGTGAAGGCATACCCTGCTTTTTTCTGTACG gTTGCTTTAGATGATTATTTATGTAAAGTACAAAAAGCAGACTTCAATATATTTCATCCAAGCTTACAAAGGAAGAGTACATTATTACCATTGCATTTATATATcaaatcttggaaaaaaacatattaa